A single window of Zea mays cultivar B73 chromosome 10, Zm-B73-REFERENCE-NAM-5.0, whole genome shotgun sequence DNA harbors:
- the LOC100285730 gene encoding NADP-dependent oxidoreductase P2 (The RefSeq protein has 2 substitutions compared to this genomic sequence), giving the protein MAGQEVANKRVVLKRYVTGFPGADDMEVVTGTARVAVPPGSTAMVLKNLYVSCDPYMRGRMTKHERPSYVPDFVVGEVLENFGVCKVIASGHQDFKVGDLVWGMTGWEEYTLIHNPESFFKIKHPELPLSYYTGVLGMPGLTAWAGFFDVGKPKKGDYVFVSAASGAVGQLVGQFAKLTGCYVVGSAGSDEKVNLLKTKFGFDEAFNYKKEQDLDAALRRYFPEGIDIYFENVGGSTLEAVLPNMRIHGRIPTCGMISQYNLEEPEGVHNLFEIIAKRLRMEGFMVFDYYGQYHKFEQEMAGYLKAGKIAYVEDIAEGLEKAPEALIGLFTGRNVGKQLVAIARE; this is encoded by the exons ATGGCGGGGCAGGAGGTGGCGAACAAGCGGGTGGTACTGAAGCGCTACGTGACGGGGTTCCCCGGCGCGGACGACATGGAGGTGGTCACAGGCACCGCGCGCGTGGCCGTGCCGCCGGGGTCGACGGCCATGGTGCTCAAGAACCTCTACGTGTCGTGCGACCCTTACATGCGCGGCCGTATGACCAAGCACGAGAGGCCCAGCTACGTCCCGGACTTCGTCGTGGGGGAG GTTTTGGAAAACTTTGGCGTCTGCAAGGTGATAGCATCTGGGCACCAGGATTTCAAGGTTGGCGATCTTGTGTGGGGGATGACCGGATGGGAGGAGTACACTCTCATCCATAACCCGGAGTCATTTTTCAAGATCAAGCATCCTGAATTGCCTCTGTCCTACTACACAGGCGTTCTTG GCATGCCGGGCCTTACTGCTTGGGCTGGATTTTTCGATGTGGGCAAGCCCAAGAAAGGCGACTAtgtcttcgtctcagcagcatcaGGAGCCGTTGGTCAGCTTGTTGGGCAGTTTGCTAAGCTCACAGGATGTTATGTTGTCGGCAGTGCTGGTTCTGACGAGAAG GTTAATCTTCTGAAAACAAAGTTTGGCTTCGATGAAGCATTCAACTACAAGAAAGAGCAGGACCTCGATGCCGCCTTGAGGAG GTACTTCCCAGAGGGCATTGACATCTACTTCGAGAACGTGGGTGGCAGCACACTGGAAGCCGTGCTTCCCAACATGCGTATCCATGGTCGGATCCCTACCTGCGGAATGATCTCGCAGTACAATCTGGAGGAGCCAGAGGGTGTGCACAACCTATTTGAAATCATCACTAAGCGCCTGCGCATGGAGGGTTTCATGGTCTTCGACTACTACGGCCAGTACCACAAGTTCGAGCAAGAGATGGTCGGGTACCTCAAGGCGGGGAAGATAGCCTACGTCGAGGACATTGCTGAGGGGCTAGAGAAGGCGCCGGAGGCACTCATCGGGCTCTTCACCGGGCGCAACGTCGGCAAGCAACTGGTCGCCATTGCGCGGGAATGA